A genomic stretch from Colwellia sp. Arc7-635 includes:
- a CDS encoding cell division protein FtsQ/DivIB, with product MEKQLPLKEELASLHWSFWFGVSFFVAVIVAILSFGIFLNKQLSAEESAPVTSISIAGEMPYTTRLDIENAIEQVNLGNFFNLDVNDVQQKVAELPWVYSVSVRKKWPDELKIYVVDQKPIAHWNGDFLINENGKTFQADVQRLPEKLPAFFGPEGTEKIALENFRDLNKLLDFSQLAIDELVLTERFAWQLILDDGVTINLGRDNRVERIQRFMDVYPEIKLNKKQDQQVDYVDLRYDTGLAVGWKTIENKERV from the coding sequence ATGGAGAAGCAACTTCCGTTAAAGGAAGAGCTAGCAAGCCTACACTGGTCCTTTTGGTTTGGTGTCAGCTTTTTCGTTGCAGTTATTGTCGCTATATTATCGTTTGGTATTTTTTTAAATAAACAATTAAGTGCTGAAGAGTCAGCGCCAGTTACGTCGATTTCTATCGCAGGTGAAATGCCTTACACTACGCGTTTAGATATTGAAAATGCTATTGAGCAGGTTAACTTAGGTAATTTTTTCAACTTGGATGTCAATGATGTTCAGCAAAAAGTGGCTGAACTACCATGGGTTTACTCGGTATCAGTGCGAAAAAAATGGCCTGATGAATTAAAAATTTACGTAGTTGATCAAAAGCCTATTGCCCATTGGAATGGTGACTTTTTGATTAACGAGAATGGAAAAACCTTTCAGGCTGACGTACAGCGTTTACCTGAAAAGTTACCCGCATTTTTTGGTCCTGAAGGTACTGAAAAAATAGCCTTAGAAAACTTTAGAGATTTGAACAAGCTACTAGATTTTAGTCAATTAGCGATAGATGAATTAGTACTGACCGAGCGTTTTGCTTGGCAGTTAATCTTAGATGATGGTGTGACCATTAATTTAGGACGCGATAATCGAGTAGAGCGTATACAACGCTTTATGGATGTTTATCCAGAAATAAAATTGAATAAAAAGCAAGATCAGCAAGTTGATTATGTTGACCTGAGATATGATACCGGTTTAGCCGTTGGTTGGAAAACCATTGAAAATAAAGAAAGAGTTTAA
- a CDS encoding D-alanine--D-alanine ligase, whose amino-acid sequence MKALLAQKLAVLYGGTSAERAVSLNSGKAIAKGLKEAGFDVQLIDTQDYCLSDLATLDIDRVFIALHGRGGEDGCVQGALQYMNIPYTGSDVLGSALSMDKIRSKQVFQALNLPTAAFAIVDKAQYQAGDAAKILQPLGNVVMVKPANEGSSIGMSKANNADELHQALIAAFEYDQQVLVEAWIQGPEYTVAILGQTPLPVIHMETPNDFYDYAAKYQSTTTQYHCPCSLSADDEAELQSIALKAFNATGAKGWGRVDVMRNEQGQWQILEVNTVPGMTETSLVPKAAKVYGLNFSELVTKIVEISAQGSA is encoded by the coding sequence ATGAAAGCGTTATTAGCACAAAAACTAGCTGTTTTGTATGGTGGTACATCTGCAGAACGAGCGGTGTCGTTAAATTCAGGTAAAGCGATTGCGAAAGGTTTAAAGGAAGCGGGTTTTGATGTTCAACTAATTGATACTCAGGATTATTGCTTAAGCGACTTAGCAACGCTTGATATCGATCGTGTGTTTATCGCCTTGCATGGTCGTGGCGGTGAAGACGGTTGTGTGCAAGGTGCATTGCAATACATGAATATTCCTTATACCGGTTCTGATGTACTCGGGTCGGCATTATCGATGGATAAAATTCGTAGCAAGCAGGTATTTCAAGCACTTAATTTACCTACTGCAGCGTTTGCTATTGTCGATAAAGCACAGTACCAGGCTGGCGATGCTGCGAAAATTTTGCAGCCATTGGGCAATGTTGTCATGGTTAAGCCTGCGAATGAAGGTTCAAGTATTGGCATGTCAAAAGCCAATAATGCTGATGAATTACATCAAGCATTAATTGCCGCTTTTGAATACGACCAACAAGTACTAGTTGAAGCTTGGATTCAAGGACCTGAGTATACCGTGGCTATTTTAGGGCAAACGCCTTTACCGGTAATACATATGGAAACACCAAACGACTTTTATGACTATGCGGCAAAATATCAATCGACCACTACGCAATATCATTGCCCGTGTTCGTTATCAGCTGATGATGAAGCTGAGCTGCAAAGTATTGCCCTTAAGGCTTTTAATGCCACCGGAGCGAAAGGTTGGGGTCGAGTAGATGTGATGAGAAATGAGCAAGGACAATGGCAGATATTAGAAGTTAATACGGTACCAGGCATGACAGAAACATCGTTAGTTCCTAAAGCTGCTAAAGTTTATGGTTTAAATTTTAGTGAGTTAGTGACAAAAATTGTCGAAATTAGTGCACAAGGCAGCGCATAA
- the murC gene encoding UDP-N-acetylmuramate--L-alanine ligase, giving the protein MTVENSSRTALHQTELHKDHNKVPEMRRVKVIHFVGIGGAGMGGIAEVLLNEGYQITGSDIGENQVVKRLSALGAKITLGHHQDNVTDASVIVVSTAISADNPELVAAHEQRIPVVRRAEMLAELMRFRHGIAIAGTHGKTTTTSLIASIFAQANLDPTFVIGGLLNSAGTNARLGSSRYLIAEADESDASFLHLQPMVSVITNIDEDHMETYQGDFEKLKDTYIEFLHNLPFYGLAVVCLDNPVVREILPRIGRQVITYGFCEDADVRATQYQQSAGVSSFVVEREGSAALPISVNLPGEHNVLNALAGVAVAMDEGVADIAIQQALQNFAGIGRRFEKLATLSTQQGEMLLIDDYGHHPTEVKATIAAMRNGWPEKRLVMVFQPHRYSRTRDLYEDFVEVLSEVDCLFLLDVYAAGEAPVTNADSKSLARSIRQRGQIEPIYVSDSDKLAQLMAAQLRDGDMVITQGAGNIGAIARDLATDEKLTVATA; this is encoded by the coding sequence ATGACAGTAGAAAATAGTAGCCGTACGGCATTACACCAAACAGAGCTGCACAAAGATCACAATAAAGTGCCTGAAATGCGACGCGTTAAAGTCATCCATTTTGTTGGCATCGGTGGTGCTGGTATGGGCGGTATCGCAGAAGTTTTATTGAACGAAGGTTATCAAATTACCGGTTCTGACATTGGTGAAAATCAAGTCGTTAAACGTTTAAGTGCTTTAGGGGCAAAAATAACCTTAGGCCATCATCAAGATAACGTCACAGACGCCAGTGTTATTGTGGTATCAACAGCCATTAGTGCTGATAACCCTGAGTTAGTTGCTGCTCATGAACAACGTATTCCAGTCGTGCGTAGAGCTGAAATGTTGGCAGAATTAATGCGTTTTCGTCATGGTATTGCTATCGCGGGCACCCATGGTAAAACGACGACAACAAGTTTAATTGCGAGCATTTTTGCTCAGGCGAATTTAGATCCAACTTTTGTGATTGGTGGCTTACTTAATAGTGCTGGCACCAATGCCCGTTTAGGTAGTAGTCGCTACTTAATCGCCGAAGCAGATGAAAGTGATGCGTCATTTTTACACCTGCAACCTATGGTATCGGTGATCACCAACATTGATGAAGACCACATGGAAACCTATCAAGGAGACTTTGAGAAACTCAAAGATACCTATATTGAGTTTCTGCATAATTTACCCTTTTATGGCTTAGCGGTCGTTTGTTTAGATAACCCAGTCGTGCGAGAAATATTACCTCGCATTGGTCGCCAAGTTATTACTTACGGCTTTTGTGAAGATGCAGATGTTAGAGCAACGCAATACCAGCAATCAGCAGGGGTAAGCTCTTTTGTTGTCGAAAGAGAGGGCAGTGCAGCATTGCCTATTAGCGTAAATCTACCTGGTGAGCACAATGTATTAAATGCCTTAGCGGGTGTCGCGGTAGCTATGGATGAAGGCGTTGCCGATATTGCTATTCAGCAAGCGTTACAAAATTTTGCCGGTATAGGTCGACGTTTTGAAAAGCTAGCCACATTAAGCACGCAGCAAGGTGAAATGCTGTTAATAGATGACTACGGTCATCATCCGACAGAAGTAAAAGCAACTATTGCGGCCATGCGTAATGGCTGGCCGGAAAAAAGATTAGTGATGGTATTTCAACCTCATCGATATTCACGTACTCGTGATCTTTATGAAGACTTTGTTGAAGTGCTATCAGAAGTTGATTGCTTATTTTTACTTGATGTTTATGCCGCAGGCGAAGCACCAGTAACAAATGCAGACAGTAAAAGTTTAGCACGTAGTATTCGTCAACGTGGGCAGATAGAGCCTATTTATGTCAGTGATAGCGATAAGTTAGCACAACTAATGGCTGCACAATTACGTGATGGTGACATGGTTATTACCCAAGGAGCTGGAAATATTGGCGCTATTGCTCGCGATTTAGCGACAGATGAAAAGTTAACGGTGGCGACAGCATGA
- the murG gene encoding undecaprenyldiphospho-muramoylpentapeptide beta-N-acetylglucosaminyltransferase: MTEQTCHDVKRPTLLVMAGGTGGHIFPGIAVAEALVQQGWKIHWLGTAERMEAEIVPKNGYPISFINIAGIRNKNWKTWVKTPFKILQSVMQSIRVLQEVKPDVVLGMGGYASAPGGVAAWLLRIPLVLHEQNAVAGMSNRFLSYIATRTLSAFPGAFSDRVTSQVVGNPLRSDIIAIENVMPEQPATSKKVLVVGGSLGAKILNDVVPQAMKQIRVQSIDVWHQTGGGNEQTVLKSYQDYGLPEEKVKVTEFIDDMATAYKWADVVICRAGALTVSELAMAAKPAIFVPLPHAVDDHQTKNAMYLVNCGAAKLIAQKEFNGTTLGQTLNSLFISDKVLQQMSKAAHNAAHADATKHVTNACIEVAQI; this comes from the coding sequence ATGACTGAACAAACATGTCATGACGTAAAGCGCCCAACACTGCTAGTGATGGCTGGTGGTACAGGCGGACATATATTTCCGGGCATTGCAGTCGCTGAAGCATTAGTACAGCAAGGCTGGAAAATACATTGGTTGGGCACTGCTGAACGAATGGAAGCGGAAATAGTACCGAAAAATGGTTATCCAATTTCATTTATTAATATTGCGGGTATCCGTAATAAAAACTGGAAAACTTGGGTGAAAACACCCTTTAAAATTCTGCAGTCTGTGATGCAATCTATTCGGGTGCTTCAAGAAGTTAAACCAGATGTGGTCTTAGGTATGGGCGGCTATGCAAGCGCACCAGGTGGTGTAGCGGCATGGCTACTGCGCATTCCATTAGTGCTGCATGAGCAAAATGCGGTTGCTGGAATGAGTAATCGTTTTCTCTCGTATATCGCGACTAGAACCCTAAGTGCATTTCCTGGCGCCTTTAGTGACAGAGTGACCTCACAAGTCGTTGGAAACCCGTTACGTAGTGATATTATTGCTATTGAGAACGTCATGCCTGAACAACCAGCAACCAGTAAAAAAGTGTTAGTTGTTGGCGGCAGTTTAGGTGCGAAAATACTGAATGACGTTGTACCACAGGCGATGAAGCAAATCAGAGTACAAAGTATTGATGTTTGGCATCAAACGGGTGGTGGTAACGAGCAAACGGTATTAAAAAGTTATCAAGATTACGGTTTGCCAGAAGAGAAAGTTAAAGTAACCGAATTTATTGATGATATGGCGACAGCTTATAAATGGGCTGACGTGGTTATTTGTCGAGCCGGTGCATTAACTGTCTCTGAGTTAGCAATGGCGGCAAAGCCCGCTATATTTGTGCCTCTACCGCATGCGGTTGACGATCATCAAACAAAAAATGCCATGTATTTAGTTAATTGTGGCGCGGCGAAACTAATCGCACAGAAAGAGTTTAACGGTACAACCTTAGGGCAAACGCTAAATAGTTTGTTTATATCTGACAAAGTATTACAGCAAATGTCAAAAGCAGCTCATAATGCTGCACACGCAGACGCTACGAAGCATGTGACTAACGCCTGTATTGAGGTTGCACAAATATGA
- the ftsW gene encoding cell division protein FtsW, producing the protein MSASLANLSQWTLPQWLQSESNTVKTFDRSYIVLALSMYMIGLIMVASSSMPVAERLFSNPFHFIIRHSIYIVLSLIVAGFALRIPMHRWHKYSGNLLLLAIILLIVVLVVGRSVNGSTRWIAIGPITIQAAEPAKLFFFCYLSAYLVRRRDEVMENIKGFAKPLVVFGALGALLLMQPDLGTIIVMFVTTFGLLFLAGAKLWQFIAIAGVGVSLLSMLAYFSPYRWARVTGFLDPWKDPFGSGYQLTQSLMAYGRGEVFGQGLGNSVQKLEYLPEAHTDFVMAVLAEEFGFIGISVILLLSMTLVFKALLLGRKAVNQEKYFEGFFAYAIGIWFCFQAAVNIGASAGIVPTKGLTMPLISYGGSSMIIMTLAVVILIRIDHEIRLQSMQATSRVTSHDKSAKKKRSKVKKTELIEGEND; encoded by the coding sequence ATGTCAGCATCCTTAGCAAATTTATCACAGTGGACATTACCACAATGGCTACAGAGCGAATCAAATACGGTAAAGACCTTTGATCGTAGCTATATAGTTCTTGCGTTAAGCATGTACATGATTGGTTTAATCATGGTTGCAAGTTCATCTATGCCAGTTGCTGAACGTTTATTTTCGAATCCGTTTCACTTTATTATTCGCCATTCAATTTATATTGTTTTAAGTTTGATTGTTGCAGGTTTTGCATTGCGAATTCCGATGCATCGTTGGCATAAATACAGTGGTAACCTATTGTTATTGGCCATTATTTTATTGATTGTCGTTTTAGTTGTTGGCCGTAGTGTTAATGGCTCGACCCGCTGGATTGCCATAGGGCCAATTACTATTCAGGCAGCAGAGCCAGCAAAACTGTTTTTCTTCTGTTATTTATCTGCTTATTTGGTGAGACGTCGTGATGAAGTCATGGAAAATATTAAAGGTTTTGCTAAGCCGTTAGTGGTGTTTGGCGCTTTAGGAGCATTGTTATTAATGCAGCCTGACCTTGGTACTATCATCGTTATGTTTGTCACAACATTTGGTTTGCTATTTTTAGCGGGCGCAAAATTATGGCAGTTCATTGCTATTGCGGGTGTTGGCGTTAGTTTGTTATCAATGTTAGCGTATTTTTCGCCTTATCGTTGGGCACGTGTCACGGGCTTCCTTGACCCATGGAAAGACCCTTTTGGTAGTGGTTATCAGCTAACACAGTCACTTATGGCTTATGGTCGCGGTGAAGTTTTTGGACAAGGTTTAGGTAACAGCGTACAAAAACTGGAATACCTACCCGAAGCACATACTGATTTTGTTATGGCGGTATTGGCAGAAGAATTTGGTTTTATCGGCATTAGTGTAATTTTATTGTTGAGTATGACGCTAGTGTTTAAAGCTTTACTACTGGGACGAAAAGCGGTTAATCAAGAAAAGTATTTTGAAGGCTTTTTTGCTTATGCTATTGGTATTTGGTTTTGTTTCCAAGCAGCGGTTAATATTGGCGCTAGCGCAGGAATAGTGCCAACGAAAGGTTTAACAATGCCGCTCATTAGCTATGGTGGAAGCTCGATGATTATCATGACGCTCGCGGTGGTGATTTTGATTCGTATTGATCATGAAATTCGATTGCAAAGTATGCAAGCAACTAGTCGTGTGACTAGTCATGACAAAAGCGCAAAAAAGAAACGAAGTAAAGTGAAGAAAACAGAACTTATTGAGGGTGAAAATGACTGA
- the murD gene encoding UDP-N-acetylmuramoyl-L-alanine--D-glutamate ligase, with protein MNKQLHQSVTTQLANKRIVILGIGITGLSCARFLHRHNITFAVNDSRPMPISPGDFKHQFASNTLVLGAWDQALIAQAEVLIVSPGIDISTHEISSAITKDCDVIGDIELFCRLSDTPIIAVTGSNGKSTVVSMLNYVGNALGYQVQLGGNIGLPVLDQIDKAAADFIVLELSSFQLETIKSMKALAATVLNLSDDHLDRHKTLENYGAIKQSIYHNCVHAIYNRDDSATTPNSNYMNNQGLSFGSDQPKAGDFGLAESANEKHLMLGQQALCSLAELPLQGIHNALNYLSVLALGTSAGWDLKAMIASLMTFQGLAHRCEVIETSDGIKWINDSKATNVGATLAAIEGLSPTLQGNKLILIAGGDGKGADFSPLTQALTEQVEHLITLGKDGQAIGSLRLTSQAENTSHVDSLAAAVALARTKAKPGDMVLLSPACASLDMFANYVERGVVFIKSVLLHKDGH; from the coding sequence GTGAATAAACAATTGCACCAGTCGGTAACGACGCAATTAGCGAATAAACGAATTGTGATCTTAGGTATAGGCATCACGGGATTATCGTGCGCGCGTTTTTTACATCGCCATAACATTACTTTTGCGGTGAATGACAGCCGCCCAATGCCGATTTCTCCTGGAGACTTTAAGCACCAATTTGCTAGTAATACGCTGGTTTTAGGGGCTTGGGATCAAGCGTTGATTGCTCAAGCTGAAGTATTAATTGTCAGCCCTGGAATTGATATTTCCACGCATGAAATTAGTAGCGCTATAACAAAAGACTGTGATGTTATTGGTGATATTGAACTGTTTTGTCGTTTGAGTGACACGCCAATAATAGCCGTGACAGGCTCTAATGGTAAATCTACCGTTGTTTCAATGTTAAATTACGTTGGCAATGCGCTAGGCTACCAAGTGCAGCTAGGTGGAAATATTGGTTTACCCGTCTTAGATCAAATTGATAAAGCTGCTGCAGATTTTATTGTTTTAGAGCTTTCAAGTTTCCAGCTTGAAACAATAAAAAGCATGAAAGCATTGGCTGCGACCGTACTGAACTTAAGCGATGATCACCTTGATCGTCACAAAACGCTTGAAAATTATGGTGCTATCAAGCAAAGCATTTATCATAATTGTGTGCATGCCATTTATAATCGCGATGATAGCGCTACGACGCCGAACTCGAATTATATGAATAACCAAGGGTTAAGTTTTGGTAGCGATCAACCTAAAGCTGGTGATTTTGGTTTGGCTGAAAGTGCAAATGAAAAACACTTAATGCTAGGTCAGCAAGCGTTATGCTCGTTAGCAGAGCTGCCATTACAAGGTATTCATAACGCCTTGAATTATTTATCGGTATTGGCTTTGGGAACATCTGCAGGTTGGGACTTGAAGGCCATGATAGCCAGTTTAATGACCTTTCAAGGGCTAGCTCACCGATGTGAAGTGATTGAAACAAGCGATGGTATTAAATGGATAAACGACTCAAAAGCAACTAACGTCGGTGCTACATTAGCCGCTATTGAAGGTTTATCACCAACATTGCAGGGTAATAAACTGATTTTAATTGCTGGTGGCGATGGCAAAGGTGCTGATTTTTCTCCTTTGACGCAAGCATTAACAGAACAAGTTGAGCATTTGATCACGCTAGGAAAAGATGGGCAAGCTATTGGTTCATTACGATTAACTAGCCAAGCAGAGAATACTTCGCATGTCGATTCATTAGCCGCGGCGGTTGCACTTGCCAGAACAAAAGCTAAGCCTGGAGATATGGTTTTACTATCACCCGCTTGTGCAAGTTTAGATATGTTTGCCAACTATGTGGAACGTGGTGTGGTCTTTATTAAATCGGTGTTATTGCATAAGGATGGACATTAA
- the mraY gene encoding phospho-N-acetylmuramoyl-pentapeptide-transferase: protein MLLWLGEYLTQYFSFFNVFSYLTFRAIISTLTALVLSLYFGPKLIRGLQKMQIGQTVRDDGPQSHLSKSGTPTMGGLLILAAIVISVLLWADLTNTYVWVVLFVLVSFGVIGFVDDYRKVVRKDSNGLIARWKYFWQTVIGLATAIFLYQFAQSPEETTLLIPFVKNVLPQLGLLYIGLVYFVIVGTSNAVNLTDGLDGLAIVPTIMVAGAFAIFAYMTGHANFSEYLHIPHIALASELVIVCTAIVGAGLGFLWFNTYPAQVFMGDVGSLALGAALGVIAVLVRQELVLFIMGGVFVIETLSVILQVGSFKLRGQRIFRMAPIHHHYELKGWPEPRVIVRFWIISLVLVLIGLATLKLR from the coding sequence ATGTTACTTTGGTTAGGTGAGTATCTCACTCAGTATTTTTCATTCTTTAATGTTTTTTCTTATTTAACATTTAGAGCCATTATATCGACGCTTACTGCGTTGGTTCTCTCATTGTATTTTGGCCCTAAGTTGATTCGCGGCCTACAAAAAATGCAAATAGGTCAAACAGTTAGAGACGACGGGCCACAAAGTCATTTGTCAAAATCTGGTACACCAACGATGGGCGGATTGTTGATACTGGCAGCCATCGTTATCAGTGTTTTATTGTGGGCTGATTTAACCAATACCTATGTTTGGGTGGTGCTATTTGTGCTCGTCAGTTTTGGCGTTATCGGCTTTGTTGATGATTATCGCAAAGTGGTGCGCAAAGATTCAAATGGCTTAATCGCTCGTTGGAAATACTTTTGGCAAACCGTGATTGGCCTAGCAACAGCAATATTTTTATACCAATTTGCGCAAAGTCCTGAAGAAACCACGTTATTGATCCCATTTGTGAAGAATGTTTTGCCTCAACTTGGTTTGCTTTATATCGGCTTAGTTTATTTCGTAATTGTTGGTACCAGTAATGCGGTGAATCTGACTGACGGTCTTGATGGTTTGGCTATCGTGCCTACGATTATGGTCGCAGGCGCATTTGCGATATTTGCCTATATGACAGGTCATGCCAATTTTTCTGAGTATTTACATATTCCACATATTGCTTTAGCCAGCGAACTTGTCATTGTCTGTACCGCTATTGTCGGTGCCGGTTTAGGCTTTTTATGGTTTAACACTTATCCAGCACAAGTCTTTATGGGCGATGTTGGCTCACTGGCTTTAGGCGCTGCTTTGGGTGTTATCGCTGTATTGGTAAGACAAGAATTAGTGTTGTTTATTATGGGCGGCGTGTTTGTTATCGAAACGCTGTCAGTAATTTTACAGGTTGGCTCTTTTAAACTGCGTGGCCAGCGAATTTTTCGTATGGCACCGATACATCATCATTATGAATTAAAAGGTTGGCCTGAGCCAAGAGTGATCGTTCGCTTTTGGATTATCTCTTTAGTGCTTGTGCTTATTGGGTTAGCAACCTTGAAATTAAGGTAA
- the murF gene encoding UDP-N-acetylmuramoyl-tripeptide--D-alanyl-D-alanine ligase yields the protein MIPLTLTEISQAVSGQLFGENLTVNAISTDSRALQANDVFLALKGPNFDGHKFVSQANELGCSAVIVQEIQNNITIAQIVVPDTHKALGEIAAYVKAKVAPKTVAITGSSGKTTVKEMVAAILNRLGHVLATKGNFNNDIGVPLTLLRLEQKHDFAVVELGANHIGEIAYTSGLVKPDVVIINNIAAAHLEGFGDLSGVARAKGEIFSGLKVGGVAIYNKDTQWADKWQWRLTDKKVRHFSCDGPADCYGHQEVLDDNGCASFKLTTPIGSTYIELTVPGHHNVCNAVASATIALEFGASLDDIRLGLAEMAAVKGRLNLHQLGQNTKLIDDTYNANVESINAASDLLSSFPGRRILILGDMGELGSDARRYHQEVGEHAKSKNINDLLTLGVLSQNTSDAFYQNQQAQEQHFSSKESLVSRLQQMLQGEDQQVTILVKGSRSAHMEYVVADIIQWHNSRATQEQA from the coding sequence ATGATCCCATTAACGTTAACAGAAATTTCTCAAGCTGTTAGTGGTCAATTGTTCGGTGAGAACTTAACCGTAAATGCCATTAGTACAGACAGTCGAGCATTGCAGGCGAATGACGTTTTTCTCGCTTTAAAAGGGCCTAATTTCGATGGTCATAAGTTTGTCAGTCAAGCTAATGAGCTTGGCTGTAGCGCGGTTATTGTTCAAGAAATTCAAAATAACATCACCATTGCACAAATTGTAGTGCCAGACACACATAAAGCTTTAGGTGAGATTGCTGCTTATGTAAAAGCAAAAGTCGCCCCAAAAACTGTAGCAATTACGGGCAGCAGTGGTAAAACAACAGTAAAAGAAATGGTAGCAGCGATTTTAAATCGTTTAGGTCATGTATTAGCGACTAAAGGTAACTTTAATAACGACATTGGCGTGCCACTGACCTTATTACGTTTAGAGCAAAAGCATGACTTCGCTGTCGTTGAATTAGGCGCAAACCATATTGGTGAAATCGCTTATACCTCAGGGTTAGTTAAACCTGATGTTGTCATTATTAACAATATCGCTGCAGCACATTTAGAAGGCTTTGGTGATTTATCTGGTGTTGCGCGCGCCAAAGGCGAAATTTTTTCGGGCTTAAAAGTTGGTGGTGTAGCGATATATAATAAAGACACGCAATGGGCTGATAAATGGCAATGGCGTTTAACTGACAAGAAAGTACGTCACTTTTCTTGTGATGGACCTGCTGACTGTTATGGCCACCAAGAAGTTTTAGATGACAATGGTTGCGCGAGCTTTAAGTTAACCACGCCAATTGGTAGTACCTATATTGAGTTGACTGTGCCTGGGCATCACAACGTTTGTAATGCTGTAGCCTCGGCAACGATTGCCTTAGAATTTGGCGCTAGTTTAGATGATATTCGTTTAGGCTTGGCTGAAATGGCGGCTGTTAAAGGACGATTGAACTTACATCAATTAGGACAAAACACTAAGTTAATTGACGATACCTACAATGCTAATGTGGAATCAATTAATGCTGCGTCAGATTTATTATCTAGCTTCCCGGGAAGAAGAATATTGATCCTCGGCGATATGGGAGAGTTAGGCAGTGACGCTCGTCGTTATCATCAAGAGGTAGGTGAGCACGCTAAAAGTAAAAATATTAATGATTTGCTGACTTTAGGTGTGTTGAGCCAAAACACATCTGATGCTTTCTATCAAAATCAGCAAGCACAAGAACAACATTTTAGTAGTAAAGAAAGTTTAGTGTCACGATTACAGCAGATGCTTCAAGGTGAAGATCAGCAAGTGACAATTTTGGTTAAAGGTTCACGCAGTGCTCATATGGAATACGTAGTGGCTGATATTATTCAATGGCATAACAGCCGAGCTACGCAGGAGCAAGCATAA